AAGTGAACAATGTTTTGGCATTCATGGCACCTGGATTTGCCCGATTCCATTCGTGTATTGCAAGCGGAAAAAACTATTGCCCAAACAAGAGTATTTATGCTTATGATGAGTCAGGTGCGACATACTTATGACGAACGCTTATTTACATGCAATAGTACCATTCAGAACTAGACAATCTAGGAGCTTGTAAATGAACTTCGAAAGGTGATTGTTATATATCTGGCGCACCGTGACAATGACACAGATGTAATCCACGCGTGCAATGCTTCCTCTTTCACCCTGTCTGCTGGTTTGGCTCGGTTTCTGGCTGCGCTTTTGCGCAAGCAACCTTAGTGTTGGCTGTTGGGTGCCGTTTTACTCGCCAATGGCAGTGATGGCGCATGCGAAGTCGCGACTCCCTGCACaggggcgggcgatttgaattgcgctaaaggtatgTGGACACTTCAGGCGCGTTTTTCTATTAAACTAAGTCTTTATTGGCATGAAACAAGCACTCCAAGGCATCTGGAATGGCCGACTtgatatttgcctttagtgtctctttaaaggtATTGACACCAAGTTAAACAATACCATATGCAGCCTCCAGGGGTAACGTTATGCAGTGCAGCCATTAATATGGATGCACTTTTCAATTTACATGGCATAGGAATTATCTATGCCTAAGGGTATGGGCCTCTTATTGAAGTCTTAGAAATTTGAAGCATGAATTCATCATATTGACaggtgtacttgtttatctttctcagGTAATCGCTGGtgcgcgggtcttccagaaagtactacacaattcgcgtcgcgcatacatgcaatcagattacacaaggttcagtGACAGTGGATAGAACCACCGATAagttcgccgctattgttgtgctttgagtgtaacttgcttttgtgggcacaagttcgcccaataaatagttccgtcactactacgtgacaatatgctgaTGTACATACAGTAGACTCTTTAAATGGAATTGCTGGTTAAACAGTACGGCCTCTTTATTGGTTGGTTCTGAATCTGGAtagtgaaaaaaaagaacttgttAATCTGAAGCAAAATTTTCACAACTCCCAGTAAATGGAACAACAGAAGCAAGCTGTAACATATTTTTTGTTGCAGACAAAGCCACAATCCGATTTTTATTTTGTGACACCCATCTTCTATGCAGAAAGCCATCCTTAAAGAGCAGTGGTAGAAGCAAAATAGATACTTAATGCATAGCATGTACAGTCTGGGCAGCTTGGTAGCACTGCCACTCGCCCAATATACAGGATTTGTCCGTAAAGTAGGTAATGAGACTGGGTCTGGTAAAACGAATATTGATCTGATCGGTACATATTAAAATGATCAATAGACCGCTGGCAACGCGATTCCCACGCTGCGAAGGCTCTATGGAAGTCAGTTGCTGTAACCTCTTTCAGAGACTCTTAACAGCCCATTCGATTGCAGCAACATTGTCGAAATGGCGACCTTTCAGGCTTTTCTTGAGCTTTGGGAACAGGAAAGTCTGCCGGGCTCACATCGTGGCCGTACGGTGACTGCGGCAAGGTTGCAAATCCGGGCCAGGTAGGCGGTCACAACGAAGGCGATGTGGGCTGGAGCGTTGTCCTGGTGGAGCATGATCGGCAATCTCCGGTTGTTTCTGTTTGACGGCTCTGCGAAGGCCCTCAGACTTCTTTGTAGAACATGGCATTGAAGGTTGTCAAAAAAGACATTGAACATAGTCTTTACCTTGGACTTTGACATTCTTGCTTTTTTGGGCACGGTGAGTTTGCGGTGTGACACTCCGAAATTTGGTGCTTGGTTTCGGGGTGTTACTGGAACACCCATGATTCGTCGCCTGTTATTACGCCGTCTCAAGGCATTCACTTTCTAACTGCACTGACATCTCACGGGAAACGTGAACTTGTCGTTTTTGTTCATCACTCAACACTTTTGGCACCAATTTCGAACAAACCTTTCGTTTGCTCAAATTTTCTGAAATAATTTTGTGAACCGTTGTTTTGCACATGTTGAGGTCTTCAGCGATTAATGACACCCAAACGACGGTCGGAGTCCAGGAGAGATTGTTTTACTTTGGCCACATTTTCGTCCAAACCACTCGTGAAAGGGCGTCCAGATTGCTCCATGTCTTCAACGGTCTCCCGTCCGTTCTTGAACTCGCTGAACCATAGGAAAACCAGGGCATCATGTATGTAAGCCTCCTTACCCAAGGCAAGCATCTCGGAGCGGTTTTGCCCAGGTGAAAGCAAAACTTAATCATGTACCGCTGCTCCAGCGAAGACTCCATTTTTGACGTCTCCTGCCTTGACAAAAACTCTATAACAGCTTTTGCGGTACTTCAGATCCTGAATGTGTCAGAGCTCTGATGCGACTGCCGCCTGGTGCATTACTTAAGCTTTGAATCCCGCCTCTGGGGACTGCAGCGCCGCGTGGCAGGCAGTCTCATGCAGTCGCATTACTTTACGGACTAACCCTGTACAACCAGAATGAGAATGACAGAAATTTCGGGACATCTTAAGTGCGGTGTTCAATAATTTGAACCTGCACCACATGACCTCGTGCTGATTTAGCCACCTAGTTTAGCAGCAAGAGCGATGTTTTTGCTTTGATATGTTGCCAGTGTCTCCTCTAAATCAAAACTAACGGAGCCTAGTGAATCCAGAAGTCGCCTACTGTGCTTAAACCACGAGACAAACTAGCTGCCATATGCATTTCTTTATTCTTAACATGTTTAACAGGTGTACGACATACATGCATAGCACTACACCTTTGCACATTCTCTCAGTAAGTGGAGCTTCTGTTAATCGTAGCATATTTCTCCTATCCCATGAGGTTCTGGAAGTTTAACAACATTATAGTGTATTTGAATTAGGTTGCCATTTTCTAGTGGTGTTACTTTTGTCATGTATTTTCATTTGCCAGGCTCTGCATCGACACTGAAGGCCCATGCAGCAGTTTTGCACTGCTACATTGTTCTAAGCTGAGAAATATTTTAGGCAGTGCCAAGCTCACTCCAGGCTTCTTTGTGCAGTGTGTCATCAGCGACCCCATCCCCTGCACAAGAGCGGCCTAACGTGGCCCAAGTGCTGGCTTCCCCTGGTGGCCTGCCAAGCATTGCACTGGATCCTTCTGTGAGCCACCCCCTCACTTCGCTGCTCAGTGTGTGCTCAGGCCCTCTTGAAGATGACTCTTCCCTGGCTGTGCCAAGGTCCAGTCTGCCACTGGGGCGGAAGTGCAGCATAGTGCGAGAAGAAGATGACATGTCTTCTCTCGCGCCTTCCCATTCACCACCCATCCGAGGTGCAGTTTTCTCAGAGGAAAGTGAATCAGCGGAGTGTGATGAACGAGCTGTGCGGCCTGTCCTTTCCCTGCCCACCGCCCCCAGTGGACCCTCTCCACCAATGCCTGATGGAGGCTCCCAACGACAATCGCCCACAGTGCGGCTGCGCTGCATTCCGGGTCGGCGTCTTCATGCAGTTAAGAGCTCCCCACAATTGCTGGGTGGTGCAGGTGACATTCGTGTGAGATCAGGAGTGGGCAAGCTGCGTGTGCATGCAGCAGGCCGCAATCGAACGACAAGTTGCAGTAGCTCCGATGACGAGGAAGGCGACAAACGCCGCCATCCTCCCACAGCAAAAGGCGATACACCACTCCAGGGAAGCCCATCAGGCAGCGTTCTTCCATCACCCCACGCGCATGATGAGGGCTACTCGGCAGACAGCACCGATAGCTTGGACATTCTACCAGATCCAGCCCCACGGCTCACTAACTCCGTTTCTTGTGGTGACTTGACAGTGGAGGAATCTCCTGCATCCAAAAGTGATGAGGGCGCATCTTCAGCTGTCCAGTGTGCCGATGTAGTCCTTGTAGAAGAAATGGCGTCAGCGGATGCTCCACGAATCTCTAACAGCTTCAGCCTTGCTGCAGGACTAAGCTGCCTTGGGCGTAAGTCAAGCCGTGATGAGATGCGAAGCAGCCGGTCACGCCTTGGAAGCAGCCTTGCCAAGCTAGTCCCCAATGGAAGTCGAAGTAGTGCCTCCAACAATGCAGGGGCAGGAGCACTGAAGCCCCAATTGGACATCAACCAAAATGGATTCCGAAAAGGCCGCAGCAAAAGCCAGTCAGGGGTAGTAGATGTGAAACTCGCGTCCAAGTGCTGCACACTTTGTTGAAGGGAAATGCTTACGTGACAATCTCCCAGAACCGAGAATACTCAGAGCCATCCTACAGTAGGTGGATCACATTCCTGGGGGGACCATGCCACGATTGTTTCTTCCATGATTAGCTGTTGTTACCCTTTGGCAGAGAGAGCCAGAAAGAGGCTCACAGGCATTACTTAAGACAGCTTTCCTTTCCTTTGAAAGTAATCTGTCTTTTGGGCACACTTGTTAGCCACCACTTATTCAGTCGCTGAATGCACAGACTGCAACATTACTTTTGCTTCATAAATTATGGAAAGGCTGTAGTGCAATCAATATCACAAACCAGCACCACCAAAGTTTTAAGAGTTGTGCATGGCTTATTCTAGAAGAGCACTGCTTCTTGTAAAGAACTGCTGTCTGTTTTCTTTCTGTTGCTTCTTATTTGGCCGCAAGAGTTGCTAGCAACTAGAAGCTTATTAAGCTGGTATTCCTCATGGTATTAACACTTCCTTGTCATGCATTTGAATGCTAGGGCACTTTCACTGGTCACTGTATTCACCACATAATCATGTCTTCTTCCGTgggaaaaagaacgaaaaaaaaaacaacaacaaaaaagctgTTCTTGCTTTGAAATGGAATGTGTAGCTCCTTTGAGCTTGCCACACAGTCCGGCATACGGCACACAGAGGGGAGAGGATACCCTACGAACAGCACAACAAAGTAGACACATGGTCAAAACAAAGCCAAGTTGTTAGTACAAAAAGTTGTCCTCTTTCCTTATTTACTCACTGTAACCTTAGTGATGCTGTACACCAAAGTTGTAGGCATAGTGGTGGAAGTTCAAAGGTGTTAATGTCACATTCCTAATTCACACAGATACGTGGAAGTTTATGTTCGTGTGTGGGCTTCTGTTGTTGTGCAACTGTTCAATTTACGAAGAAACTGTAGCTATTGTGTAATGCTGTTTAAAAGTTGTGGTCGCAGTGCAGGCACTGGTTTCTTTTGATGTCCCAGCCGAGCTTGATGTGTCACTTGGCACAGGCTGAAAGGTTTGGCCATCACTAGTGGTTTTAGAGCTTGATTTTAGCAAGGAAGTGGTTTGGAAGAAGTGTGCCACTGCACATAGTTCCTTAATGGAGAATTCGAGTGGCCGAGTATGATTGTTTGCTGCTGTGGTTGCTGCTTGTGCATTTAAAATGAACATGGGTTGACCCAAAAGTGGCTTGTGCTTTGTTATCTATAGGGCGCGACATGAGTGCATGTACATACTAGGTTGTATAAGGCAAGCTTATCACTGTATGCACTCCTTGCCCTTTCCCACTGTTTGTGGTGTAAAGTCATGCATCTTGTGTGTGTTCTCAGACCCGTGTCATGTAACAAGGAGGGTGTGAAATAGGCCCTGTGCTCTGGTGTTTCAATTGTTTTGTCTTTGTAGGTGCATTGTGTGTGCAGGTGCCTGCCTCCTACaaccaacacaacacacacaacaaaCAAGATTACAACTTTAGCAATAATTGTGAAAAATGTAAATGTAGACTTGTTTTAGTAAAAACAAAAGGTTGTTAACAAACAACACTTGGTCTTTATTTCATAATCTTGGAACACTATAGCCAAACTTAATACTGCATGTTTCTTCAAAACACATTCCAGGCCATGACAAGTGAAGGCAAGAAAGTGCACAATTACGACATGCCCAACTTTCTCAATGACTGCTGCGCCTCTTCAGACACCTGGAAAAGGAAGTGTTAGAATGAAATATAAAGTTCTAATGTCAAGGAACATGACCTGGTCACATCTACAGAAAACGTAAAAGGCCAAGCTTCAAAACAAACGACTGTTAGCATTCATACAGGTCCACGTGGTACTATGAACAATAAGTAGAAAATTGTAGCCATGGTTAAGTAGTCTTTTCGAAATATGCAGACGTCAAGCATATACATTCAGTCACTAGCACACTGCAAGAGCAAAGCTTGCTCTAAATTTGCTATGTTCCAGCTAACCTGCAGAATACCCTGACAAAATAGTAGAACCACGTTGATATGTTTTTCACAGGAacgggaaacgcaagagctgggaaacagcaaaaattgagaaatattattttaattcttacgtgtgaaaaatagttttgcccgacagccgaagtatcgattgcgatagcaaattagtagacagctatacaaagtaagaatagtagttttatcgtccgtataaacgtgtaaacattcccttattaactgtattaacaagcatggtgtcagcgcccacaggcaaacatgaacacatcacactcgatgagcgcggacacgcgctgtcaaactctggggtgaggaatttaagcgccgctacagaagcgagcgaagtgaccttcgttgttgtctatcgcttcaacgcaaactgagcgccgagaacacacagcacacacaaagctatactgtgtagactctgcccccaacgcagatcgctttcaagatacggagtTGATgccagttgatgccagagcacaacgctgcccgctatcccacCCCCCTCGGTACcttgagcgcaacggaagaaggagcgcttcctccctgcttttcgttctttcgtgcgcgagatttagacgcggttgTCTGCTCccctcgcacatgcagcatacggcacgcggcgacagcgttatcgcccttggacattatacagaacatctatgagccaaaaccaattttagggctgcAACGCGTCATACGACACCATCTTTAggtagcaaatacggatctcaagggctatacttttgctggcggaaaccgaaaatacatcataAGTGTCGctcccggcactttgggcggccaatgccatcgtcaagcaaccaagccaagcgacatgaaaagtcaaaatgaccGCTCGGGCCGGTGTGGGGTGGCAGCTTGCAATGTATGATGCgagaacggtcccacagttgcgacgtaacagcggggttaccaatgcattgggttctatgcgagctgtgccaggaccggccgaaaatgacataacagccgggaaaacgcagcacccgggaacataaTAGCGGGGTTCTTCTATATTCACCGGcaattacg
The DNA window shown above is from Dermacentor silvarum isolate Dsil-2018 chromosome 1, BIME_Dsil_1.4, whole genome shotgun sequence and carries:
- the LOC119435917 gene encoding SNF-related serine/threonine-protein kinase, yielding MNRPKHQQQYDPKIAGLYDLGDTLGRGHFAVVKLARHVFTGEQVAVKVIDKTKLDDVSRAHLFQEVRCMKLVQHPNVVRLYEVIDTQTKLYLVLEYGDGGDMYDYIMKHDRGVSEQAARKYFRQIVHAIWYCHKLHVVHRDLKPENVVFFEKLEMVKLTDFGFSNKFCPGQKLETSCGSLAYSAPEILLGDSYDAPKVDVWSLGVILYMLVCGHAPFQEANDSETLTMIMDCKYTIPPYVSDDCKRMIARMLIRDPDKRASLEEIAADPWLTAGDAPQPADHLPLIHREHLSEEDHSHIIQKMVNGCIANKDEILEALDRNEYNYMTATYYLLAERKLRAQRQEKAQQLNRTSRADLSPVAVTPGVSSATPSPAQERPNVAQVLASPGGLPSIALDPSVSHPLTSLLSVCSGPLEDDSSLAVPRSSLPLGRKCSIVREEDDMSSLAPSHSPPIRGAVFSEESESAECDERAVRPVLSLPTAPSGPSPPMPDGGSQRQSPTVRLRCIPGRRLHAVKSSPQLLGGAGDIRVRSGVGKLRVHAAGRNRTTSCSSSDDEEGDKRRHPPTAKGDTPLQGSPSGSVLPSPHAHDEGYSADSTDSLDILPDPAPRLTNSVSCGDLTVEESPASKSDEGASSAVQCADVVLVEEMASADAPRISNSFSLAAGLSCLGRKSSRDEMRSSRSRLGSSLAKLVPNGSRSSASNNAGAGALKPQLDINQNGFRKGRSKSQSGVVDVKLASKCCTLC